A section of the Ciceribacter thiooxidans genome encodes:
- the secDF gene encoding protein translocase subunit SecDF, whose translation MLYISRWKTILIWLTVAVSVVIAMPNFFSNEQLASFPSWVPSKKVTLGLDLQGGSHIMLKIEKADIIKERLETTVGDIRNSLREAGIRYTGLSGVGQQIQVRITDADKIEAAKEALTPLTQAVSVGGLTGGTVQEVTMTEGEGGLLRLNLTDAGIDYRTASALTQSIEVVRRRVDELGTTEPLIQRQGEDRIIVQVPGLTDPQRLKSLLNQTAKLTFHMVDTSMPVEEAINGRPPASSEVLYSMDDPAVPYLVEKRSLVSGENLVDAQATFNQQTNEPVVSFRFDSKGAQRFAQATQQNVGRPFAIVLDDQVISAPVIREPIVGGSGQISGGFSVEGANDLAVLLRAGALPATLTVVEERTVGPGLGADSISAGLNASVIGAIAVVLFMLAFYGTFGVMANIALAANITMIFAALTTLGSTLTLPGIAGIVLTMGMAVDSNVLVYERIREEVKNGRSLAQAIDVGFKKAFATIVDANLTTLIAAVVLFFLGSGPVRGFAVTLAVGIVTTVFTAFTMTQWLMAMWFRWRRPKHLPKSIRTGMFDTQNIRFMAIRKFTFATAGALIAASLIGFVVVGLNLGIDFKGGSLIELKARQGAADIGDIRERLSELNLGEIQAQGFGDPSSVLVRLQSQEGGENAEQSAISLVRQELQDQYEFRRVEVVGPAVSSDLTANATIGVGVSLLLILIYIWFRFEWQFAAGAIIATLHDVILTLGLFVVTGIEFNLTSIAAILTIIGYSLNDTVVVYDRMRENLRRYKKMPLDVLIDASINQTLSRTVLTAATTLIALLALYIFGGEVIASFTLAMLFGVLIGTFSSIYMAAPVLIAFKLRPESFQQEDKGAEGEILPAGKAGA comes from the coding sequence ATGCTGTATATCTCCCGCTGGAAGACGATCCTGATCTGGCTCACCGTCGCGGTGAGCGTGGTGATCGCCATGCCCAATTTCTTCAGCAACGAGCAGCTCGCGTCGTTTCCGTCGTGGGTCCCTTCGAAGAAGGTCACGCTCGGTCTCGACCTTCAGGGTGGCTCCCACATCATGCTGAAGATCGAGAAGGCCGATATCATCAAGGAACGGCTGGAGACGACCGTCGGCGACATCCGCAACAGCCTTCGTGAGGCGGGCATTCGCTATACCGGTCTCTCGGGAGTCGGTCAGCAGATTCAGGTGCGCATCACCGATGCGGACAAGATCGAGGCGGCAAAGGAAGCGCTCACGCCGCTGACACAGGCTGTCAGCGTCGGTGGCCTGACCGGCGGTACCGTGCAGGAAGTCACGATGACGGAGGGCGAGGGCGGGCTTCTGCGTCTCAACCTCACTGATGCGGGCATCGATTATCGCACTGCCTCGGCCCTGACCCAGTCGATCGAGGTGGTCCGCCGTCGTGTGGACGAGCTGGGCACCACCGAGCCGCTGATCCAGCGCCAGGGCGAGGACCGTATCATCGTCCAGGTTCCCGGCCTCACCGATCCGCAGCGCCTGAAATCGCTTCTCAACCAGACCGCCAAGCTCACCTTCCATATGGTTGATACCAGCATGCCGGTCGAAGAGGCGATCAACGGACGCCCGCCGGCTTCCTCCGAGGTTCTCTATTCCATGGACGATCCGGCGGTACCCTATCTCGTCGAGAAGCGGTCACTGGTTTCCGGCGAAAACCTCGTCGATGCGCAGGCGACCTTCAACCAGCAGACCAATGAGCCGGTCGTTTCCTTCCGCTTCGACAGCAAGGGCGCGCAGCGCTTTGCGCAGGCGACGCAACAGAATGTCGGCCGGCCCTTCGCGATCGTTCTGGACGATCAGGTGATTTCCGCGCCCGTCATCCGGGAACCGATCGTCGGAGGCTCCGGCCAGATCTCCGGCGGCTTCTCCGTCGAAGGCGCAAACGACCTTGCCGTGCTGCTGCGCGCGGGTGCGCTGCCCGCGACCCTGACGGTCGTCGAAGAACGCACCGTCGGCCCCGGTCTCGGTGCGGACTCGATCAGCGCCGGCCTGAACGCGTCGGTGATCGGCGCGATTGCGGTCGTCCTGTTCATGCTCGCCTTCTACGGCACGTTCGGTGTGATGGCGAATATCGCACTCGCTGCCAACATCACGATGATCTTCGCAGCCCTGACGACACTTGGTTCGACGCTCACGCTGCCGGGTATCGCCGGTATCGTTCTGACGATGGGCATGGCGGTCGACTCGAACGTCCTCGTCTACGAGCGCATCCGCGAAGAGGTGAAGAACGGCCGTTCGCTGGCGCAGGCGATTGACGTTGGCTTCAAGAAGGCATTCGCTACCATCGTCGACGCCAACCTGACGACCCTCATCGCCGCTGTCGTTCTGTTCTTCCTCGGTTCCGGCCCGGTTCGCGGCTTTGCGGTCACGCTTGCCGTGGGTATCGTCACCACCGTCTTCACCGCCTTCACGATGACCCAGTGGCTGATGGCCATGTGGTTCCGCTGGCGTCGGCCGAAGCACCTGCCGAAGAGCATTCGCACCGGCATGTTCGACACCCAGAACATCCGCTTCATGGCGATCCGCAAGTTCACCTTCGCCACTGCAGGCGCTCTCATCGCAGCTTCGCTTATCGGCTTCGTCGTGGTCGGATTGAACCTCGGCATCGACTTCAAGGGTGGATCGCTGATCGAGCTCAAGGCACGGCAAGGGGCGGCCGACATCGGCGACATTCGCGAACGGCTGAGCGAGCTCAACCTCGGGGAAATCCAGGCGCAAGGGTTTGGCGATCCGTCGAGCGTGCTCGTTCGTCTGCAGTCGCAGGAGGGCGGCGAAAACGCCGAGCAGTCGGCGATCTCGCTCGTGCGTCAGGAGCTTCAGGACCAGTATGAGTTCCGTCGTGTGGAAGTGGTCGGGCCCGCCGTTTCGAGCGACCTGACGGCGAATGCCACGATCGGCGTCGGCGTGTCGCTCCTGCTCATTCTGATCTACATCTGGTTCCGCTTCGAATGGCAGTTTGCGGCAGGCGCGATCATCGCGACCCTGCATGACGTGATCCTCACCCTCGGGCTCTTCGTCGTCACCGGCATAGAGTTCAATCTGACGAGTATCGCGGCGATCCTGACCATCATCGGCTACTCGTTGAACGACACGGTCGTGGTCTATGACCGTATGCGCGAGAACCTGAGGCGCTACAAGAAGATGCCGCTCGACGTGCTGATCGACGCCTCGATCAACCAGACGCTGTCGCGCACGGTCTTGACGGCCGCGACGACGCTGATCGCCCTCCTAGCGCTCTACATCTTCGGCGGCGAGGTCATTGCGTCGTTCACGCTCGCCATGTTGTTCGGCGTGCTGATCGGCACCTTCTCGTCCATCTACATGGCAGCGCCGGTCCTGATTGCCTTCAAGCTGCGTCCGGAAAGCTTCCAGCAGGAGGACAAGGGCGCCGAAGGCGAGATTCTGCCCGCCGGCAAGGCAGGGGCCTGA
- the yajC gene encoding preprotein translocase subunit YajC: MFITQAFAQDAAAQGATGFGSGLEMLFLFAPLMVVWYFFLIRPQRQQMKKREETLSSIRRGDQVVLGGGIVGKVAKVVDDKELDVEIGDGVKVRVLRSYVAEVRVKGEPVKADAAS, from the coding sequence ATGTTCATTACGCAGGCATTCGCGCAGGACGCAGCAGCCCAGGGCGCAACCGGCTTCGGCTCCGGTCTCGAGATGCTCTTCCTTTTCGCGCCGCTGATGGTCGTCTGGTACTTCTTCTTGATCCGGCCGCAGCGCCAGCAGATGAAGAAGCGCGAGGAAACCCTTTCCTCCATCCGGCGTGGCGACCAGGTCGTGCTCGGTGGCGGCATCGTCGGCAAGGTCGCGAAGGTCGTCGACGACAAGGAACTCGACGTGGAAATCGGCGACGGCGTGAAGGTCCGCGTTCTGCGCAGCTACGTCGCGGAAGTTCGCGTGAAGGGCGAACCGGTCAAGGCCGACGCGGCATCCTGA
- a CDS encoding ATP-binding protein gives MAEELNLLILNELRRLTVAVERLAGPAPAQNDWDAADCFVWVPPRSHLQPVPRPNRVALSLIRGVDHVRDILHENTLRFAEGFPANNVLLWGARGMGKSSLVKAVHADVKEATGISLKLVEVHREDISSLPVLLEMMKAAPHRVIVFCDDLSFDHDDTAYKSLKAALDGGIEGRPDNVLFYATSNRRHLLPRHMMENEQSTAINPSEAVEEKVSLSDRFGLWLGFHKCSQDDYLTMIDGYAEHFRLPLDRETLHAEALEWATTRGGRSGRVAWQYIQDLAGRLRITMERG, from the coding sequence ATGGCCGAGGAACTCAACCTCCTGATCCTGAATGAACTGCGCCGGCTGACGGTCGCCGTGGAGCGGCTGGCAGGTCCTGCCCCTGCACAAAACGACTGGGATGCCGCCGACTGTTTCGTCTGGGTGCCGCCACGCAGCCATCTGCAGCCGGTTCCGCGCCCCAATCGAGTCGCACTGTCGCTCATCCGCGGCGTCGATCACGTCCGCGACATCCTGCACGAGAACACGCTCCGCTTCGCAGAAGGCTTTCCGGCCAACAACGTCCTGCTCTGGGGCGCACGCGGCATGGGCAAGTCGTCGCTGGTCAAGGCCGTCCACGCCGACGTCAAGGAGGCCACCGGTATTTCGCTGAAGCTCGTCGAGGTGCACCGTGAGGACATTTCCTCGCTACCCGTCCTCCTCGAGATGATGAAGGCGGCGCCCCACCGGGTGATCGTCTTCTGCGACGACCTTTCCTTCGATCACGACGACACCGCCTACAAGTCGCTGAAGGCTGCGCTCGATGGCGGTATCGAAGGCCGCCCCGACAACGTGCTCTTCTACGCCACATCCAACCGTCGCCACCTACTGCCGCGTCACATGATGGAGAACGAACAGTCGACCGCGATCAACCCCTCGGAAGCGGTCGAGGAAAAGGTCTCACTCTCCGACCGCTTCGGCCTCTGGCTCGGTTTCCACAAATGCAGCCAGGACGACTACCTGACGATGATCGACGGGTACGCGGAACATTTCCGCCTGCCGCTCGACCGCGAGACACTGCATGCCGAAGCGCTCGAATGGGCGACCACCCGCGGCGGCCGCTCCGGTCGCGTCGCCTGGCAGTACATCCAGGATCTCGCCGGGCGGCTGCGCATCACCATGGAACGCGGCTGA
- a CDS encoding peptidoglycan DD-metalloendopeptidase family protein, which produces MRENSSLKTELPIVRIASAMLLASVAAGCSSDATRFSSVFSQDTLTTASIPQRGDGGVGIAAHPTPSMEVASAQPSYQQDYNTRQQALGQPYPAQPSTSGSAARMASSPVAVQRAELAAPTAGAGRQQAMAQPFPAAQTAQKAVGDDLATGSNPPAGNWATANESRVTLRPGETVATLSKRFGVPEAAILKANGLSQASDAAPGQLMIIPRLGGNAARASADVASLPEKGKVPTQLPQQEQKVAVLPNTPGSREKLQVQQSGATGKNVAGAGQGGSYVVKPGDTLTKIARATGTPIEALKAANGLSSANIRIGQTLTIPAAGATSAVATKVAAANPSDATLKTASVPAAGKKKATPVAYQPPDATRTVGEVASATIKEEAPETTGIGKYRWPVTGAVVAGYGANVDGKRNDGIDISVPAGTPVKAAENGVVIYAGNGLKELGNTVLVRHDDGTVTVYGHADALKVQRGQKVQRGQQLATSGMSGSAKRPLLHFEVRKDATPVNPMTFLE; this is translated from the coding sequence ATGCGTGAAAATTCGTCGCTGAAAACCGAACTGCCTATCGTCCGGATCGCAAGTGCGATGCTGCTGGCGAGCGTCGCTGCCGGATGCAGTTCCGATGCGACCCGCTTCAGTTCCGTCTTCTCCCAGGACACGTTGACGACCGCCTCGATTCCCCAGCGGGGGGATGGCGGTGTAGGGATAGCCGCGCATCCGACGCCGAGCATGGAAGTGGCGAGCGCTCAGCCGTCATACCAGCAGGACTACAATACCCGCCAGCAGGCACTCGGCCAGCCTTATCCGGCGCAGCCCTCGACCTCGGGATCGGCTGCCCGTATGGCGAGCTCCCCGGTCGCCGTGCAGCGTGCGGAGCTTGCCGCTCCGACGGCTGGTGCCGGACGGCAGCAGGCGATGGCGCAGCCTTTCCCTGCCGCGCAGACGGCGCAAAAGGCGGTCGGGGACGACCTTGCCACCGGCAGCAATCCGCCGGCCGGCAACTGGGCTACCGCCAACGAATCCCGCGTCACTCTCCGTCCCGGCGAGACGGTTGCCACGCTTTCCAAGCGTTTCGGTGTGCCGGAAGCTGCGATCTTGAAGGCGAACGGCCTCAGCCAGGCATCCGACGCCGCCCCGGGGCAGTTGATGATTATCCCGCGTCTTGGCGGTAATGCGGCCCGCGCTTCTGCGGACGTCGCTTCCCTGCCGGAGAAGGGCAAGGTGCCGACGCAACTGCCTCAGCAGGAGCAGAAGGTTGCCGTCCTGCCGAATACCCCCGGCAGTCGCGAAAAGCTCCAGGTTCAGCAGTCGGGCGCCACCGGCAAGAACGTTGCGGGAGCCGGGCAGGGCGGCAGCTATGTCGTCAAGCCGGGTGACACGCTGACCAAGATCGCCAGGGCGACTGGCACGCCGATCGAGGCCCTCAAGGCTGCGAACGGCCTCTCCTCGGCCAATATCCGCATCGGTCAGACGCTGACGATTCCGGCCGCGGGGGCGACATCTGCCGTCGCAACGAAGGTCGCCGCCGCCAACCCGTCCGATGCGACGTTGAAAACGGCTTCGGTCCCTGCCGCCGGCAAGAAGAAGGCGACGCCGGTCGCCTACCAGCCGCCGGATGCCACCCGGACCGTGGGCGAGGTCGCGTCGGCAACGATCAAAGAGGAAGCGCCGGAGACTACCGGGATCGGCAAGTACCGCTGGCCGGTCACGGGTGCGGTCGTCGCCGGCTACGGCGCGAACGTCGACGGCAAGCGCAACGACGGGATCGACATCTCTGTCCCCGCCGGCACGCCGGTCAAGGCCGCGGAAAATGGCGTCGTCATCTATGCTGGCAACGGTCTCAAGGAACTCGGCAACACGGTTCTCGTCCGCCATGATGACGGCACCGTGACCGTCTACGGCCACGCCGACGCGCTGAAGGTCCAGCGCGGACAGAAGGTCCAGCGCGGCCAGCAACTCGCGACCTCCGGCATGAGCGGCAGCGCCAAGCGCCCCTTGCTGCACTTCGAGGTGCGCAAGGATGCGACCCCGGTCAATCCGATGACCTTCCTGGAATAG
- a CDS encoding protein-L-isoaspartate(D-aspartate) O-methyltransferase yields MVEKEGFAALVLRLRAEGISDLDLLTAVEQTPRSAFVPPQFADQAYSSRTIPIDCGAFMEGADLALRLLDRLNVKPGQRVLDIGTGSGFMAAVLGRLTERVVSIDRYRTLVADAQRRLEKLGIRNVVLRQADGSNGLPGEGTFDRILSSAAFPAMPRFYAEQLVSGGVFLAPLMVAEDTCMMVRLTKTGSRFEREDLFQVPYLPLVPKIASYL; encoded by the coding sequence ATGGTCGAAAAGGAAGGCTTTGCCGCTCTGGTCCTGCGCCTGCGCGCCGAGGGGATTTCCGACCTTGACCTCCTGACCGCCGTCGAACAGACCCCGCGCTCGGCGTTCGTGCCGCCGCAATTCGCCGACCAGGCCTATTCCAGCCGCACCATTCCGATCGATTGCGGCGCGTTCATGGAGGGTGCCGATCTTGCTTTGCGCCTCCTCGACCGGCTGAACGTCAAGCCAGGACAGCGGGTGCTCGACATCGGCACCGGCAGCGGCTTTATGGCAGCCGTGCTCGGCAGGCTTACCGAGCGCGTCGTCTCGATCGACCGTTACAGGACGCTGGTCGCCGATGCGCAACGCAGGCTCGAAAAGCTCGGTATCCGCAATGTCGTTCTGCGTCAGGCCGACGGCAGCAACGGGCTTCCGGGTGAGGGCACCTTCGATCGCATTCTTTCGAGTGCAGCGTTTCCGGCCATGCCGCGTTTCTACGCGGAGCAACTGGTTTCTGGCGGAGTCTTCCTGGCTCCGCTGATGGTGGCGGAGGACACCTGCATGATGGTACGGCTGACGAAGACCGGCAGCCGTTTCGAGCGCGAGGACCTCTTCCAGGTGCCTTACCTGCCGCTCGTGCCCAAGATTGCCTCTTATCTCTGA